The following proteins come from a genomic window of Nicotiana tomentosiformis chromosome 12, ASM39032v3, whole genome shotgun sequence:
- the LOC104093306 gene encoding agmatine deiminase, with translation MDLKGTPVENGYRMPAEWESHSHCWMGWPERPDNWRNNAFHGQHVFANVASAISRFEPVTVCASAAQWENARNLLPKHIRVVEMSMNDSWFRDTGPTFVIRNTTSEDTEHVAPSVAGIDWTFNSWGGVDDGCYEDWSHDLLVARKILAIEKVPRFPHSMILEGGSIHVDGEGTCLTTEECLLNKNRNLHLSKEQIENELKAYLGVRKIIWLPRGLLGDDDTNGHIDNMCCFVKPGVVLLSWTDDQSDPQYARSIEALSILETTSDANGRKLQVIKLHVPGPLCMTDEEADGIFQDGDAKPRTSGTRLAASYVNFYIANGAIITPQFGDKKWDEEAIRVLSLAFPDHEVVGIEGAREIVLGGGNIHCITQQQPSGPEYSPKILNGSTS, from the exons ATGGATCTGAAGGGGACGCCAGTTGAAAATGGATACCGTATGCCTGCTGAATGGGAATCCCACTCTCATTGTTGGATGGGCTGGCCT GAACGTCCAGATAACTGGCGAAACAATGCATTCCATGGTCAACATGTATTTGCCAATGTAGCATCTGCTATCTCAAGATTCGAACCAGTAACAGTCTGTGCTAGTGCTGCTCAG TGGGAAAATGCACGCAACCTCTTACCTAAACATATCAGGGTTGTGGAGATGAGCATGAATGATTCTTGGTTTCGTGATACTGGTCCAACT TTTGTCATCAGAAATACCACATCAGAAGATACTGAACATGTAGCGCCAAGTGTTGCAGGAATTGATTGGACCTTCAATAGCTGGGGTG GTGTTGATGATGGCTGTTACGAAGACTGGAGTCATGACCTTCTTGTTGCAAGAAAG ATTTTGGCAATTGAAAAGGTCCCAAGGTTTCCACACTCTATGATTCTTGAAGGTGGAAGCATTCATGTCGATGGAGAAG GGACTTGTCTCACGACAGAAGAGTGCCTCCTGAACAAAAACAGGAACCTACATTTGTCTAAGGAACAGATTGAGAATGAACTAAAAGCATATCTTGGAGTCAGGAAGATTATTTGGCTGCCTCGAGGGTTGCTTG GTGATGATGATACAAATGGTCATATTGACAACATGTGCTGTTTTGTGAAGCCTGGTGTTGTTTTATTGTCTTGGACCGATGATCAATCTGATCCACAGTATGCGAGATCCATTGAAGCCCTTTCTATTCTTGAAACTACTTCTGATGCCAATGGTAGAAAACTACAAGTGATCAAACTCCATGTACCTGGGCCACTCTGTATGACAGATGAGGAGGCAGATGGAATATTTCAG GATGGTGATGCTAAACCTAGGACTTCAGGTACAAGGCTTGCTGCTTCATACGTTAACTTCTACATTGCCAATGGCGCAATTATTACTCCGCAATTTGGGGATAAAAAATGGGATGAAGAAGCTATTAGAGTCCTCTCACTGGCATTTCCAGATCATGAG GTGGTAGGAATTGAAGGTGCAAGGGAGATTGTATTGGGAGGTGGAAATATACATTGTATCACGCAGCAGCAGCCAAGCGGCCCAGAATATTCACCCAAGATTTTAAATGGTTCCACATCTTAG
- the LOC104093305 gene encoding uncharacterized protein — translation MGCSFSGLNALYDGANGGGDVWINENRFRILKQLGEGGLDNVFIVKEIISDPSNPGFSKKFKDPSLVSDDGTYAMKKVLIQNNEQLELVKEEIRVSSLFSHPNLLPLLDHAIISVKATQDQPKKHEAYLLFPVHLDGTLLDNAKTMKAKKEFFSTSEVLQIFRQLCAGLKHMHNFDPPYAHNDVKPANVLLTHRKGQTPLAKLMDFGNARPARRQIRSRSETLQLQEWASEHVAAPFRAPELWDCPSQCDIDERTDIWSLGCTLFAIMYGVSPFEYAFEESDGSPQLAIVNAQIKWPTEPNTSYPDALHQFVTWMLQPQATVRPRIDDIVIHVDKLISKYSTL, via the exons ATGGGATGCTCGTTCTCCGGACTGAATGCTTTGTACGACGGTGCAAATGGTGGAGGGGATGTTTGGATCAATGAGAATCGGTTCAGGATTCTCAAGCAATTAGGGGAAGGTGGTTTGGACAATGTGTTCATCGTCAAGGAGATTATCTCTGACCCTTCTAACCCTGGCTTTTCTAAGAAATTCAAAGACCCTTCTCTTGTCTCTG ATGATGGAACTTATGCCATGAAGAAAGTTCTTATTCAGAACAATGAACAGTTGGAGTTGGTGAAAGAGGAGATCCGCGTTTCGTCTCTGTTTAGCCATCCCAATCTGCTTCCTCTCCTGGATCATGCTATCATTTCGGTCAAG GCCACACAAGATCAGCCTAAGAAGCATGAGGCTTACTTGTTATTTCCAGTCCATTTGGATGGGACATTGCTGGATAATGCCAAAACCATGAAAGCAAAGAAGGAGTTCTTTTCCACTTCGGAGGTGCTTCAAATATTTCGTCAG CTTTGTGCAGGTCTCAAGCATATGCATAACTTTGATCCACCCTATGCACATAATGATGTCAAACCTGCTAATGTACTTTTAACGCATAGAAAAGGACAGACACCTCTCGCAAAACTAATGGATTTTGGAAATGCGCGTCCTGCAAGAAGGCAAATTCGTTCTCGTTCGGAGACCCTACAGTTGCAG GAATGGGCATCTGAGCATGTTGCAGCACCTTTCCGCGCACCTGAATTGTGGGATTGCCCAAGCCAATGTGATATTGATGAAAGAACTGATATCTGGTCATTAGGTTGTACTTTATTTGCAATAAT GTATGGAGTATCTCCTTTCGAGTATGCATTTGAGGAATCTGATGGAAGTCCGCAGTTGGCTATTgtaaatgcacaaataaagtggCCAACTGAGCCTAATACTTCATATCCGGACGCCCTTCACCAGTTTGTGACATGGATGCTTCAGCCACAAGCGACAGTCCGACCTCGCATAGATGATATAGTAATTCATGTTGACAAATTGATCTCAAAGTATTCCACCCTTTGA